Proteins from a genomic interval of Chanos chanos chromosome 3, fChaCha1.1, whole genome shotgun sequence:
- the cav4b gene encoding caveolin-2 yields MMSDEYLVECKIDDDDEEEQKLQHSPPPPPQFSTPSITPQPSLTHVESRDPYGVNKHLKVEFSDVLAEPMSVHSYDRVWVYSGISFESARIWGYRCLTVLCAVPVSLLSGCLFALLACLHIWCVMPCIQVCHTCLPCVRSLWMTVVNIFIEPFCASVARCCSGIYILLSKEED; encoded by the exons ATGATGTCTGACGAGTATCTGGTGGAGTGCAagattgatgatgatgatgaggaagagcAGAAACTGCAACattctccacctccaccaccacagTTCTCCACTCCTTCTATCACTCCCCaaccttcactcactcatgtTGAAAGCCGAGACCCTTATGGTGTAAACAAACACTTGAAG gTGGAATTCAGTGATGTGTTAGCTGAGCCTATGTCAGTGCACAGTTACGATCGTGTGTGGGTGTACAGCGGAATAAGCTTTGAGTCTGCCCGTATCTGGGGTTACCGCTGTctcacagtgctgtgtgctgtACCCGTTTCGCTCCTGTCTGGCTGTCTCTTTGCACTGCTCGCCTGCCTTCACATCTG gtgtgtgaTGCCCTGCATTCAGGTGTGTCACACTTGTCTTCCCTGCGTGCGCTCACTATGGATGACTGTGGTGAATATCTTCATTGAACCATTCTGTGCATCAGTTGCTCGATGCTGCAGTGGCATTTACATCCTGCTCTCAAAAGAAGAAGACTGA
- the arhgap4b gene encoding SLIT-ROBO Rho GTPase-activating protein 3 has product MTSHGKLKKEKGSLAEYETQIKEVRSQLSEQLKVLDAQLEQKTQQLQDLSEYLRRRGEIETEYARALEKLTEKFTVKTKRKEQLDQSVAHCWSVLLTQTRQESRDHSCLSEICSNTLTQRLTHCIEDTQRLAKRSKEVCLQMQDELQKVTTELQMSLKTYHQYHTDCLAAEGKLKEATQKEEKQTGKSADLGPGQLGGQRRSSVKKMERLMEKRQGKVQETQLKCTKARNDYLLSLAAANASMNKYYLQDICTLIDCTDLGYHLSVSRVMKSYLSNRFRAQQNLKNGLQQLETAVNSLDQGQDRDALLQAHNAAFCLPFRFQYLPHEGDQVCEVSAESQVRYELETRFQQLQSRLAAVTLETEEVSKTLKATYAALLENISDDDCNPAPDISATITLESSGEGTGTKLSLAKRRANQQETETYYFTKVKEHLSGSSLVSKLQAKHDLLKEAIQKAEAIDSDPSRMPPGRSVRVRRARPCSQYNHKLFTGDMLSFIQSSGQQIPLVVESCIRFINLHGLHHEGIFRVPGSQSEVNHLRDAFERGEDPLTDSECDIDSVAGVLKLYFRGLEKPLFPEESFGQLMECVQIENMTERAAQIKAIISTFPRPVVIVMRYLFAFLHHVSQYSDENMMQPYNLAVCFGPSLLRGAESGDAVTLQPQINALVKTMILQHESIFPGPAELKGPVYEKCMTLEQEYCEPITEEGEGESEHPHSEDEWDAIAMFDYVARSPAELSFKQGEHLLLHSKASSDWWRGEVGGVKGLIPHKYISISESAERKHGKREERGGSTGNLAEEQQMAEHSTRMRVNSDSASLPGRQRSASGGGAGAAVGGFGSGSGNVSPIRKVTMQLPEGRLVLPPPSPAVARQPSGPQERRHTLDSLRPSGVGADRQTVQVDKDISRQMNSVFKELLSRQPPLDASVSSPSPSSPSSSTPQAATRPPVKRGAFSLRGKNLFKQADPQD; this is encoded by the exons ATGACATCGCATGGCAAActgaagaaggagaaggggagTCTGGCAGAGTATGAAACACAAATCAAAG AGGTGCGCAGTCAGTTGTCCGAGCAGCTGAAGGTGCTGGATGCACAGCTGGAGCAGAAGACCCAACAGCTGCAGGATCTGAGTGAATACCTGCGCAGACGTGGCGAGATCGAGACAGAGTATGCCCGTGCATTGGAGAAACTCACAGAGAAGTTTACTGTTAAGACCAAGAG AAAGGAGCAGTTGGACCAGTCAGTGGCTCACTGCTGGTCGGTCCTTTTGACCCAAACTCGTCAGGAGAGTCGAGACCACAGTTGTCTGAGTGAGATATGCagcaacacactcacacagcggCTCACCCACTGCATCGAGGACACACAACGTCTGGCTAAACGG agcAAAGAAGTTTGTCTGCAGATGCAGGATGAGCTGCAGAAAGTCACCACAGAGCTACAGATG TCTTTGAAGACTTATCATCAGTACCACACAGACTGTCTGGCGGCTGAGGGCAAACTGAAAGAAGCCACACAAAaggaagagaagcagacagGCAAGTCAGCTGACCTTGGGCCTGGCCAATTAGGAGGACAGAGAAGGAGTTCAGTGAAGAAAATGGAGAGACTGATGGAAAAG AGGCAGGGGAAAGTACAGGAGACTCAGCTGAAATGTACCAAAGCTCGCAATGACTACCTGCTCAGCCTTGCTGCTGCCAATGCCTCTATGAACAAGTATTACCTACAGGATATCTGCACTCTCATCGAT tgcACAGATCTGGGGTACCACTTGTCTGTGTCACGGGTTATGAAGAGTTACCTGTCAAACCGGTTCCGTGCTCAACAGAACCTGAAGAATGGGCTTCAGCAGCTTGAGACTGCTGTTAACAGTTTGGACCAGGGTCAGGATCGGGATGCTCTGTTGCAAGCCCATAATGCAGCGTTCTGCTTGCCATTCAGGTTTCAGTACCTACCCCATGAAGGAGACCAG GTGTGTGAAGTGAGTGCAGAGTCCCAGGTGAGGTATGAGCTGGAAACTAGATTCCAACAGCTTCAGTCCCGCCTTGCTGCTGTTACCTTGGAAACAGAGGAG GTCAGCAAGACACTGAAAGCCACATATGCTGCTCTTTTGGAGAATATTAGTGATGACGACTGTAACCCTGCGCCTGACATATCAGCTACAATTACCCTGGAAAGTTCTGGAGAAGGGACTGGGACCAAACTCAGCCTTGCAAAACGCAGAGCCAATcagcaggagacagagacatactACTTTACG AAAGTGAAAGAACACCTCAGTGGCAGTTCTCTGGTCTCTAAACTCCAGGCAAAACATGACCTACTGAAAGAAGCTATACAGAAAG ctgaagCAATTGACAGTGATCCCTCCAG AATGCCCCCTGGTAGGTCAGTGCGTGTGCGGAGGGCAAGACCATGTTCCCAGTACAACCACAAACTCTTCACTGGAGATATGCTCTCTTTTATCCAG aGCTCTGGGCAGCAGATCCCCCTTGTGGTGGAGAGCTGTATCCGCTTCATTAACCTGCATG GTCTCCATCATGAAGGTATATTTAGAGTACCAGGTTCCCAGAGTGAAGTCAACCACCTCAGAGATGCATTTGAAAGAG gtGAAGACCCTCTCACtgacagtgagtgtgatatcGACTCAGTGGCAGGTGTCCTGAAGCTCTACTTCAGGGGTCTGGAGAAACCCCTTTTCCCTGAGGAGTCTTTTGGACAGCTCATGGAGTGTGTCC AGATTGAGAATATGACTGAGAGAGCAGCTCAGATTAAGGCAATCATCTCCACTTTCCCGAGACCAGTCGTCATTGTGATGCGATATCTGTTTGCTTTCCTACACca tGTCTCTCAGTACAGTGATGAGAACATGATGCAGCCGTATAACCTGGCCGTGTGCTTCGGGCCCAGTCTGTTGAGAGGAGCTGAGTCTGGTGATGCTGTAACTTTACAGCCACAGATTAATGCCCTGGTTAAGACCATGATCCTCCAGCACGAGAGCATCTTCCCTGGGCCAGCGGAGCTCAAAGGACCTGTTTATGAGAAATGTATGACCCTGGAACAGGAATACTG tgagCCAATCACAgaagagggtgagggagagtcTGAGCATCCACATAGTGAGGAtg AGTGGGACGCAATTGCCATGTTTGATTATGTGGCACGCTCTCCAGCTGAACTGTCATTCAAACAAGGGGAGCACCTCTTACTGCACAGCAAGGCATcatctgattggtggagaggtGAGGTGGGAGGAGTCAAGGGCCTCATCCCACATAAATACATCAGTATATCTGAAAG TGCTGAGAGGAAACATgggaagagggaggagagagggggaagcaCAGGGAATCTGGCAGAAGAACAGCAGATGGCAGAACACAGCACACG GATGAGAGTGAACAGTGACAGTGCATCTCTGCCTGGGAGGCAGCGTAGTGCCAGTGGTGGAGGTGCTGGTGCTGCAGTTGGAGGGTTTGGGAGTGGGAGTGGGAATGTGAGCCCCATCAGAAAAGTGACCATGCAGTTGCCTGAAGGTCGACTTGTCCTGCCTCCCCCCTCGCCTGCCGTCGCCCGCCAGCCCTCAGG GCCTCAGGAGCGCAGACACACTTTGGATAGTCTAAGACCCAGCGGTGttggagcagacagacagacagtgcaagTGGACAAG GACATTAGTCGTCAGATGAACTCTGTCTTTAAGGAGCTCCTGTCCCGTCAGCCACCCCTGGatgcctctgtctcttctccctcaCCGTCatcaccctcctcctccaccccccagGCAGCCACCCGTCCTCCGGTCAAGAGGGGAGCGTTTAGCCTGAGAGGGAAAAACCTCTTTAAACAGGCTGACCCGCAGGACTGA